CCTCCACGAAGCGGGGGTTGTCGAAAGCCGCCTCGGTGACGTGCTTCTCGTCCTCGCGCTTCAGGAGGGCATACACCGGGGAGGACCCGGCCGCCTCGGCCATGTCGATGAGTTCCTCCAGCCAGACGAAGCCCTTATAGCGGCAGCGCGCGCGCACCACGGCGCGCTGGCTGTGCGCGCCCTGGTCGCTGATGGCCAGGGAGCAGGGGCACACGGTCATCACGGGCGCTTCCACGCCCAGGGTGATGCGGAAGCGCTCGCCGATGAGGTCGCCCTGCACGGTGCAGGCGTAGTCCATGGTGGAGGCGGCCCCGGAGGCGGGAGAGGAGCGGCGCACGAAATAGGGAAAGCGCACGGTGACGTGGGCGTTGCGGGCCTCCAGGCGGTCGCGCACGCCGGCCACCAGGCCGCGCAGGCTCTTGTAGTCCAACGCGCCGCCCAGGCTCTCCAGGGCCTCCACGAAGCGCGACATGTGCGTGCCCTTGAACTCGGCGGGCAGGTCCACGGCCATGTCCACCTCGGCCACGGTGTTCTGCGTGCCGTTGGCGCGGTCGCGCACGGTGAGCGGCAGCCGGATGGAGCGGATGCCCACCCGGTCGATGGGGATGAGCACCTCGGAGGGGGAGGATTGGATGTCTTTCATGGAGTCTCGCGGGCGGGCTGCCTGGCGCGGACCGGAGGGACTTCCGTCCCGCCGCCCTACACCAGCCCCCGCCCCGTGGTGGTGAGGGTGAGCTTGCCGTGCTTCACGCCCTTGGTGGCGATGAGCCGGTCGGCCAGGCGTTTGATGGCCTCGCCCGCGCCCTTGAGGATGAGCACTTCCAGGCAGTTGTGGTGGTCCAGGTGCACGTGCACGGTGGTGAGGATCACGTCGTGTTCGTCGTGCTGGATCTCCACCAGGCGCTGGGAGAGGTCGGAAAAGTGATGGTCGTAGACCAGGGTGAGCACGGCGGCGATCTCGCCCTCGCCCACCTGCTGCTCGCGCTCCACCAGCACGCCCCGGATCAGGTCGCGGATGGCCTCGGAACGGTTGGGGTAGCTCTTTTCCTCGCAGAGCGCGTCGAACTTCTCCAGCAGGTCGGAATTGAGCGACACGCCGAAGCGGATGGTCTTGCCCATGGCGACTCCCTTGATCCGCCGGGCCGCAAGACGTGGCGCTGCG
This sequence is a window from Fundidesulfovibrio magnetotacticus. Protein-coding genes within it:
- the nikR gene encoding nickel-responsive transcriptional regulator NikR; the protein is MGKTIRFGVSLNSDLLEKFDALCEEKSYPNRSEAIRDLIRGVLVEREQQVGEGEIAAVLTLVYDHHFSDLSQRLVEIQHDEHDVILTTVHVHLDHHNCLEVLILKGAGEAIKRLADRLIATKGVKHGKLTLTTTGRGLV
- the folE2 gene encoding GTP cyclohydrolase FolE2, whose amino-acid sequence is MKDIQSSPSEVLIPIDRVGIRSIRLPLTVRDRANGTQNTVAEVDMAVDLPAEFKGTHMSRFVEALESLGGALDYKSLRGLVAGVRDRLEARNAHVTVRFPYFVRRSSPASGAASTMDYACTVQGDLIGERFRITLGVEAPVMTVCPCSLAISDQGAHSQRAVVRARCRYKGFVWLEELIDMAEAAGSSPVYALLKREDEKHVTEAAFDNPRFVEDVARSMAKALEEHPAVTWYAVEVESFESIHNHCAVAGIEREKA